The Labilibaculum sp. sequence TTGGGTGCAGAAGAGAAGCCTCCAATCCAGGCAAACCGATCCATATTACCCAAGCCAAAATTCAAAGTTTGGCCTCCTCCCATGGAAAGTCCGGCGATGGCACGATGTTCCCGATCGGCAAACACGGGATAACTCTTTTCTATGTATGGAATCAAATCACTAATCAAGTCCTTTTCAAATGTTGCAAAAGCTGCCACTTTCAAACTATCATAAATATTCCCTACGGCCCGATCATCTTTCATTGCTCTTCCGTTAGGTAAAACCACAATCATGGGTTCAACCTTTTTTTGTGCATAAAGATTATCCAGAATTACCTGAGGCTTTCCTTGCACATACCACTCCTTTTCATCACCTCCTATTCCGTGCAGGAGATAAAGGACAGGGTACTTTTTATTCTTTGAAAAACCAGGGGGTGTATAAATAAGAGCGCGCCGATTGCAACCAACAGTTTTCGAAGAATAGGTTATTGTATCAATTTTTCCGTGCAAAATATCAGCATTAACCATATCGTAACCTTGCGGTGCCGATTTCATAATCACCTGACTGTTTACGGCTAAGGTAAACAGCATACTAATTGACAAGAATAAAAAGATTTTTTTCATTTTTTTTATTTAAAGCTTTAAATGTCTTCGTATGTTATTTTTGAGGTATAGTTATTTGATATTTTCCACTTAAATACAGCAAACTAAACAGATACAATAATCCATCATAATAAGGATCGCGAAGTAACCTTCGCTATATGACTTAAGTTTGGCATTCCGCAACTCTGTTTCCGATAACCTTCGGTTTCAAGAACAAACTCAGGTTCAGTACCATCAAGATTAAATTGGTCTTTAAATTCAGATATACCCTGAGATCGAAATAACTCCTGAAACTTATCAGCATAAAACTCTTGCCACTCCTTATCCTTGCCATACCAAATGCAATCCGTTACTGTATTCATTGGCACACACCACAAATCATAACGAAATCCGACAGGCATCCTCAGTGTTCTTCAAAGAAACTACTATGAATAACACCTCTACCAATTCGATTAACTTTCTCTTCATAATATTAATTCAAGCATTGAATAAACCTAAATCTTAAGGAAACACGATTTTGTATTTACAACTTGTATCCCCTTTGCGAACAGAAGCAATAACTTCTGCCTCCGCCTGCACGCCTGAAACCAATGAAAACATCTTCTCTGCAAATCCTTCAGAGCAATAACACATTGCAGACGAATCTTTGTCTTTATCGTGAACAGCAATTGTACAAACGCAGTAATTTTTGTTTTCATCGGCAATGAGTATTCCTTTCTCCTTGTCGTAATCGACTTTCCAACCCCATTTTTCGCGAAGGAAAACAGTGAACTTATCAAGATCCCCTTTATACTCTGCCAAAAGAGTATCCATTTTCAGATTTTCATAATGTACCCCTGCAGTTTTTTTAATTAACTTCTGGGCAGACTCTTTGTCTAATCCAACTTTTACATTCAATAGAATACTTGCTATCCATTCCTGTAAAAGCGAAAAATTTTGACTTTGAGCTTGCATTGTGTTTTCATCTGAGCCATCGACTTCTTTTGAAAACGCAAGTGAACCGAACCCACACAAACACGCTCCTGAAAAACAAACTTTTTTTAAAAAGTCTTTTCTATTTACTGCCATCTCATTAAGATTAAAAAGTCGACAATTTTCAATTAACTATAAACTTGTTGGTTATTTATTTTCGACCAACCTAATATAATAAACAGCTCCTGCAGTACTTCCCGTAAGGGACTGAAATTTAATCCTTATATGGTCTTTCCCAGTAACCATCGAGTTGGGAATGGAATATTCCACATCACGAAATTTTGACAGGTTCCATTTTCCGGTATTGTCTTCGGTCAGAAGTTTTTCATCGTCGATATAAATATCAAATTTCCTGCTACCCCATTCGGCTCCCCAATAGCGGACTCTCAAACTCAAATCGGTCTCTGACTTTGTTGCCAGATCGTAGCTGAAAAAGCCGCCGTTATTGGCCTCGCGGAAAAACTCATTTAGATTATTGCCTTTATTGGAATTTTCGGATAGCATGCCATGATCAGTTTCGGGCTGTTGCTCGCCGGGACCTACCTGATCGATTGTGCGTTTTTCCAGAACAAGTTTTTCTTTTTCGATGTTTGCCAACGAATCGGTGTATGCCTTGTAGCCTGAATTTGACAAAGCCAACCAATACATCATATATCTGGCATCGTGTATCTTACTAAATGGTTCTAGTGTAAGTTTGGCCGGATTGACCATTTTTACATTTAATGTATAATTTAACGGCTTGCCTTCAACCGGAACCAACTTACTTCCGATATTTTGAATGTCATCATTAATCAGAATTGGGGCTTTATCAATAGGTAAAAATTTTCCGCTTGAAGATTGTCCCCAACGACTATCATCTGCAACCAAGCCTCTTAAATCTTCGGTTCCGGTTTTCGCACCCAATAAAATAGGTCCATGCATAAAAGCGATGTATTCAGGAACATTGGGTAAATGTTCAATGGTATTTTGCATGGGCAATGTAATTTGAACCACATCCCCTTTTTTCCATTTTCTGTCGATGCAAACATAAGACGAAGGAAGTATTGAGTAGGCCAAATCCTTTCCGTTCACAGCAATTTTCAAAGCACCTTTGCTTACCCAAACCGGATAACGAACTAATAATTTGAATTTTGAAGTCCCCTCTGAAATGGTAAGCTTTGTTTGTTCTTCATTAGGAAAAGTTGTTTCCTGTTTGATTTTTACCCCTTTTTGTTTCCAGTTCAATTCAGATGCAATAAAAAGATTCAGAAATAATGAATCGCTTGAATGGGTATAAATGAATTGATTGTATTTGCCGTGGTTTTCCATACCAGAGCCAACGCAACACCACATCGCTTCGTTTGGAGCCGAGTAAACCCGGTAATGACGCGGACGTGCCGGGGTAAAATAAACATACCCACCATGTTCGGGATGCTGAGAAGAGAGGATGTGATTGAATAGGGTACGTTCATAATAATCAGCATATTTTGCAGCTGGATTCACCCGAAAAAGGTCTTCGGTTAATTTGAGCATGTTATACGAATTGCATGATTCCGGCCCATCATTTACATTTACAAAATCGCTGCACGATTCTTTTGCAGGAAAGTGTTCCCTTCGGCTGTTGCCACCAAAAGCCAACGAACGGTTGGTTGTTACCGTTTCCCAGAAAAAGCTGCCCGCTTTACCATATTTATCATCCTGACAAAGCTCTGCAATTCGTTCGAAACCAATAATTTTTGGAATCTGGGTATTGGCATGTTTGTTATCAAGCATATCTATTCCCTTCGACAATGGATCGAGAAACATTTTGTGCGAATAACGTTTGGCCGCTGTAAGGTATTTTTCATTGCCTGAAATTTGGAACGCATCGGCAAGTACTTCGTTCATGCCACCGTATTCGTTAGCAAGCATATCTTCCATTTGCTTGTCCGACAAGCCCTGAGTAATTGTAATTGCCCAATCGCAAAATTGAAGGAAAACGTTCTTTGCTTCTTCATTACCTGCATATAACCATGCATCTCTCAGGCCTGCATACATTTTATGGATATTGTAATAGGGTGCCCATGCCTTCCATATTGCCCCAACGTCTCCTGCTTTGATCTTAGACCACAAAGCTGTACTGCGCGGAATGCCTCCAACATACCCAACACCCCAATCAGGATATTTCTGAGTGTTGGCTTCTTGACAGTCCTTTAGTTCAGAGATCATATAATCCATGCGTTTTTTACATTCTAAATTACCGGTTGCAGCATAATTAATTGCCATAGCCGACAAGTAATGCCCCCCCACGTGTCCGTCCAGGCCTTCCCAATTGGTATAGCTTTTTGCCTTTTGGGATAATCCAGCTTCTTTGCGATAAGGAGCCAATAAACGGTCGACATCATATTTCAGCAGCACCTCAATATTCAGGTCGCGGGCATCTTTGAACGCCCCATCAAGTAGTTGTACATCTCCCAAAGGGAATTCGTTGGGATATAGCATTTCCTGTGCGCTTAATGCAATAGGGAATATCAGCCCTAATAACAACACTAATCTGCATACTTTTTGAAACATAACAATAAAACTTTAATAGTCTTTATACAATTTTACATACTTAATATCACGTGCATCCATTAAAGTGATCCTTGACGATTTTTTTGAAATATAAAAAGTCCGGTGATGGAGCAATGTTCTTGATCGGCAAACACGGGATAACTCTTTTCTATGTGTGGAATCAAATCACTAATCAAGTCCTTTTCAAAGGTTGCAAAAGCAGCCACTTTCAAATTATCATAGATATTCCCAAAAGACCGATCATCTTTTATTGCTCTTCCGTTAGGTAAAACCACAATCATAAGTTCAACCTTTTTTTGTGCATAAAAATTATTCAGAGTTACCTGAAGCTTTCCTTGCACATGCCACTCTTTTTCTATTCCCTGAGATTGCAATAACTCTTGAAACTTAGCGGCATAAAACATTTTGAAACTCCAATCTCTAAAAGAAAGTCTCGAAGCACCAAATTAATGGTTAGCTACCTGCTCTATATTTATTTTTAGATATTTGATTTGTAAATTCAGATAATAACACATTTATTCTTCTTCCCAGTTAATATCCTAAGGTAAACTCAAACATTATTTTCAAGAATATTTCTGGAACTTTAAATCTCTACCCTTTAACATCATAGCTTCATTTTTTAGTAGATTTTAAGCCAATTTTCTTTGTGTTGCATTTTTCTCAATATTCAGTTCGTTTATTATTAAAAAAAATCTTCAAATAGTTTGCTATTAACTAAGGAAACTAAAATAAGACAATACCAATACAACTCTCAATTAGAATATACAAATCAACCTCTCATTCAACTCCATCGATAATAAAACATCATCAAGACATTGGATACCTGAAATTTAAATATCATAATGCAACTTGCGTATTAATCAATATTTATAACAATACAATCTGATTTATGATAATCCAATTGTATCGCTAAATATACAAAAGACATCAAATAATACAATTTATTTTGAGATCAACTAAGGAGAACTCTCAAGTGAACACAAATAACCACAGCTCTATAAAAAAAACAATAAATTAACCCTTTGAAGCTGCTGCATTTGTATGGACACAGAGTTAAGATATAATTATTTAAAAATTATATCTTAGAATAATGAAACAAGAGAGAAGAGCATTTACACGGGAGTTCAAATTGAATGCTGTAGAATTAAGTTATTCCAAGGCAAATCTAGTGGAACTGGCAAATGAGTCAAGTATCCGCCCCGAACTCTTATATCGCTGGCGTAGCGAATTGTCAGGTCATCAAGGGAAAAAATCTCCGGGTAATGGAAAGCCTAAACTGACAGATGAAGAATCTGAAGTTTCGTGTTAAAAAAAAGAATTTGGAACCACTACATTTAACTGAACAAAGAGTTAAGCCCTTATCTTTGCACACATGAATAAAAGAAAAAGAACAGTTTACGAGCTTGGATTTAAGCATCCTCAACACTTTACACGTATGTTTAAAAAGAGTGTGGGAATGTCACCAAGTGAGTACAGGAATGATTATACATATAACTCTTCAGCATAAACACAAGCCTTTAAAAATCATGGTAACTCTCTAAGATTTAATCATCGTTTTTAACGTTGACTGAATGTAAATATCCTAAAATTAATATTGTGAAACTCTCTTTTTTATACTTTAAATCTTAGCTTGGTCCTTTTCTCTCTTATTTTTCTTTCTTTACAAAATCATTAAAAGCATTGTAGGTTCCTCCGCTTTGCTGCGCTTCCTCCTGTTTTTGCATCTGTATCTGCTGTGCAATCCATGTTTTTCCCATTTCCTGCAACTGAATGTGGGCGTGCGCAAAAAACATTTTGTACGAAATACAAAAACGAGGCATACCACTATCTTGAGGATCTTTAACACGATCTTTGGTGCATCCGCCAAAACAATGCTTTAAGTAGCTGCAAGTTTTACACTTACGTGGCAAATTGGCTTTAATACATCCAAACTGATGTTGCTTCTTGGAATTCAGCATATTAATAAGCTTATCAGTTCTAATATTGCCAAGTTTCCATTTGGGATCTACAAAGAAATCACAGGAATACACATCGCCATTGTGTTCCACAACGGTATAAACGCCGCATTCTTTTTGCAAAGTACATTCAGGTGCCGGAATCCCAACATAGGTATGAAAAACTGAATCGAAATAACGAACTGATGTGGTCGGAATTCCATTCTTAAAATCCTTAATCCACAAATCCCACAGCTTACAAAGTACCTCTCCGTATTTTTCAGGTAAAAGTGAGAACGATGCCGCCTGTTTCGTATTCTCTTTA is a genomic window containing:
- a CDS encoding glycoside hydrolase family 127 protein; this translates as MFQKVCRLVLLLGLIFPIALSAQEMLYPNEFPLGDVQLLDGAFKDARDLNIEVLLKYDVDRLLAPYRKEAGLSQKAKSYTNWEGLDGHVGGHYLSAMAINYAATGNLECKKRMDYMISELKDCQEANTQKYPDWGVGYVGGIPRSTALWSKIKAGDVGAIWKAWAPYYNIHKMYAGLRDAWLYAGNEEAKNVFLQFCDWAITITQGLSDKQMEDMLANEYGGMNEVLADAFQISGNEKYLTAAKRYSHKMFLDPLSKGIDMLDNKHANTQIPKIIGFERIAELCQDDKYGKAGSFFWETVTTNRSLAFGGNSRREHFPAKESCSDFVNVNDGPESCNSYNMLKLTEDLFRVNPAAKYADYYERTLFNHILSSQHPEHGGYVYFTPARPRHYRVYSAPNEAMWCCVGSGMENHGKYNQFIYTHSSDSLFLNLFIASELNWKQKGVKIKQETTFPNEEQTKLTISEGTSKFKLLVRYPVWVSKGALKIAVNGKDLAYSILPSSYVCIDRKWKKGDVVQITLPMQNTIEHLPNVPEYIAFMHGPILLGAKTGTEDLRGLVADDSRWGQSSSGKFLPIDKAPILINDDIQNIGSKLVPVEGKPLNYTLNVKMVNPAKLTLEPFSKIHDARYMMYWLALSNSGYKAYTDSLANIEKEKLVLEKRTIDQVGPGEQQPETDHGMLSENSNKGNNLNEFFREANNGGFFSYDLATKSETDLSLRVRYWGAEWGSRKFDIYIDDEKLLTEDNTGKWNLSKFRDVEYSIPNSMVTGKDHIRIKFQSLTGSTAGAVYYIRLVENK
- a CDS encoding transposase, yielding MKQERRAFTREFKLNAVELSYSKANLVELANESSIRPELLYRWRSELSGHQGKKSPGNGKPKLTDEESEVSC
- a CDS encoding AraC family transcriptional regulator translates to MNKRKRTVYELGFKHPQHFTRMFKKSVGMSPSEYRNDYTYNSSA
- a CDS encoding anaerobic sulfatase maturase is translated as MINKQLTSVLVKPSGPDCNLDCIYCFYLEKAGLYQEKRVHRMDDETLENLIRQVLEQSGPEVSFGWQGGEPTLMGIDFFKKVIALQQKYGNGKTVGNGLQTNGLLLNEEWAVFLKEYNWLVGISIDGPQHIHDHYRLTQAGKPSWEIVSRNAKMLLNKGVATNVLSCLTDYSADHIEEIYNYHKTMGFDFMQFIPIVETDKENTKQAASFSLLPEKYGEVLCKLWDLWIKDFKNGIPTTSVRYFDSVFHTYVGIPAPECTLQKECGVYTVVEHNGDVYSCDFFVDPKWKLGNIRTDKLINMLNSKKQHQFGCIKANLPRKCKTCSYLKHCFGGCTKDRVKDPQDSGMPRFCISYKMFFAHAHIQLQEMGKTWIAQQIQMQKQEEAQQSGGTYNAFNDFVKKEK